Within the Bacillus sp. FSL K6-3431 genome, the region GAGGGTGGTCCCTAACGTAAGAATATCAGGATTGTCTGTAAAGATACCCAGTATTGGCTTGGAAAAAATATAAAATACCGTGGCAACCCCAAGTGCAACCATTGCTGCTATTTTATAGAGGCGGATACTTTGCTGATAGGCACCATCAAGGTTTCTAGCACCAATTTTACGGGATATGAGAATTAACGTCCCTTGCCCAATAGCTCCAGAAAAAGCAGTGACAAATACCCTTATATTTGTACTATATACATTGGTTGTTAAAGCAACGGTTCCCAGTAAGGCAATAAACACAGTAATTACTACCATTTGCAGGTTCCAAGCTGCCGAATCTACCGAGGATGGTATTCCTATTTTTAAAAGACTTTTAACATGTTGTTTCGGAAGATGGAATAGCTTTGATAAGGGAATCGTTTCCCCAATCCACTTTACTAATATAATAAAAAGAACAATGACACCTATTATTCGACTTACCACGGTTGCAATTGCAACACCTTGAACACCTAACACTGGTATTCCGAAGGGGCCAAAGATAAATAAATAATTTCCTACGATATTTAGTATATTGACACCTGTGATTACATACATGACTTGCTTCGTAAAACCATGGCCTCTAATTATCGCAGACACTGTTAACATCAGGGATTGAATGAAGGAACATCCTCCGATGATGATTAAATAAACTGTGGCATCTTTCA harbors:
- a CDS encoding MATE family efflux transporter, with the translated sequence MSNDKVQKITLFALTWPIFIEIILNRLMGIVDTLMLSHYSDDAVAAVGFSNQLIMMTIMLCSMLTIGTTILVSRHLGAKEYKSASEIARVSISLNFLFGLFIGVILIVFASGLLKLMGLPKELMKDATVYLIIIGGCSFIQSLMLTVSAIIRGHGFTKQVMYVITGVNILNIVGNYLFIFGPFGIPVLGVQGVAIATVVSRIIGVIVLFIILVKWIGETIPLSKLFHLPKQHVKSLLKIGIPSSVDSAAWNLQMVVITVFIALLGTVALTTNVYSTNIRVFVTAFSGAIGQGTLILISRKIGARNLDGAYQQSIRLYKIAAMVALGVATVFYIFSKPILGIFTDNPDILTLGTTLLLLTLLLEPGRALNLVFNNSLKAAGDINYPVIVGILGMWLISVPLAYILGIHFGLGLIGVWIGFIVDEWVRGIILMRRWRLRGWENMATDNHKNSSGKADAKA